The region AGTACCAGAGATTATCTTGCAAAAATCGAAATTTCGGCAAAAAGAATGCGCGTTTTAATTGATGACTTACTTTTGTTTTCGAGAACCAATACAACCAAAAAGGAGTTTATTAAAACCAACTTAAATGAATTACTCAAAAATGCAGAATCTGAATTAACCGAAATAATTGACGAAAAGAAAGCCGTTATAACAGTTTCAAAATTGCCAAAATTAACTGTAATTCCTTATCAAATTGAGCAGCTTTTCATTAACCTGATTGGAAATTCTTTAAAATACAATCGGCCAAATATAGCTCCCGAAATTACAATAGAAAGCGAAAAAGTACTTTCGGCCAATTATCCGGATCTACTGGAACAGAATGTCAAGAAATTCCATAAAATAACCTTTACAGACAACGGAATGGGTTTTGACCCACAATTCAAAGAAACCATTTTTGTATTATTCCAACGTTTGCATTCTAAAACAGATTATCCAGGAACCGGAATTGGACTTGCCATTTGTAAGAAAATCGTAGACAATCACAAAGGTCATATCATAGCCGACAGCACACCTGACAAGGGTTCTGTTTTTACCGTTTTTCTTCCGGACTAAACACCTTTAAACAACAGATAATAAGCGTTATATAAATCCTTTATGGGAATTATATAACGTTTCATTTTTATGCTGTAAAGCAAAATCCTAGTTTCATTACCATCTTTGTATTGAAATACTTTAAGAAGTAATAATGAAAACAATTCCTCCCTTGAAAGCTACAATTTTTAGAGCTGTTTTTTTATTGATAATATTAGTTTGCATCTCGTCATGCAAAAAAACTAATACGATAGAAACGTCTCTAAAAAATGAAGCTTTTACAAAAAATGAAAAAGAAGAAATCGAAGCCTTTTTTTTCATTGCAACAGCAAATGTGAGTAAAGCTATTATTTCTAAAAGTCAAATTGCACAACAAAAAAGTTCAGACATCAAAATACAGGAATTAAGTGAAAAAATTGAGTTTCAACAAAGCAATTTACTAGAAGATGTAAATAGAATAGCCAATAGAAAGCTAATTATTATCACGGAAATAAATGCAACACACAAACGAGATTTATATGATCTTATTGATGCAACAGACGTCAGTTTTAAAAAAGCATATTTAAACTCAATGGCACAATCCTTAAGCGAACAAATTAATTTGTTTGAATCGATCTCTAAGGAAACTAATGATAAAACGATTCTAAAATTAGTTTTACAATATTTACCTGAACAATATCAGCTCTTGCGAGAAACAGAGCGTATCAACAATGAATACACCTAAACGCCTTACAATTAATATTGATTTATATTATAATTAGAGATTAACAGTTATTGAAAAACAAAGAAGGATCTCAGATACCATTTTCTCTTTCTGAGATTTGACTACTATACAATTACAATAATCCATTAAAATCAAACATCATGAAAACGAGTAACACCATTTTAGGAATTTTAGGAGCTGCTGCTGCGGGAGCAGTTTTAGGGGTTTTATTTGCACCGGATAAAGGATCAAATACCCGAAAAAAAATCTCAGATAAATCAAAAGATTACGGAGATAAAGTAAAATCGAAATTTGACGGTATTGTACATACTATTTCCACAAACGGTAAAGGTATTATCGAAGAAGGAAAATCAAAATTCAATCAAGTAAAAGAAGACTTCAATTCTACCAAAGATGAAGCAAAAGCATAAAAATAAACTACTAAAAAGTGACCATTTTAAACCATAAATACCCACAAACATGGAATCAAATGCAACAACAAACGAAAACTTAGATCTTTATGAGAAAGTAGAAAATTATACCAAAACAAGTTTAGAATTAATTAAGCTCAAAACGGTATCAACATCTGCCGATATTTTATCGACATTGACATCAAAGATCGCAGTTGGCGCTGTTGTTGCATTTTTTACCTTATTCCTGAATATTGGAATTAGTTTATGGATTGGAAAACTGCTTGGAGCCTATTATTACGGCTTTTTTATCATGGCGCTATTCTATTTAATTGTTGCCATTGTGATGCACAAAACACAACACAAACTGATTAAAACCCCTATTGGAAATATGATTATTTCCAGTATTTTAAAAGAAACTAAAAAAGACATCAAAGCTGATTTAAATTAATTGATAAACCAAAAAAGACTGTTATGGAAACCGTTTACACTATCGATTCATTAAATCAGATGATTGAACAACTGGAAATCCGACAGGAAGCCGAATGGTGCGCTATTAAAAACGAAATTGACGAAATCAAAGAAAATCTTAAACCTCTAAACTTCATTAAAAATACAGTCGAAGAAATCAACGAAACTGTAGGCTTTAAAAGTAATTTGGCGCAATCTGCCATTAGCATTGGAATTGGTTATCTCGCAAAAAAAATTGTGGTTGGTAAAAGCAATTCGACATTCAAGAACATCTTCGGATCGTTTTTACAGCTTCTCGTGACCAATTTAGTTTCGAAACCACATGAGCCTTAAAAGAAGATTCATGACAACACAAACCTTCAAAAGAGTAATTGTCTAACTAAAATTTAAGTATTATGGAAAAGTTTAGCGAAATAATATTAAAGAATCGTATGTACATATACTCTATCCTATATAAATATTTTGAATTCACAAGAGTATTTCTAGGTATCTAGCTTGTTTTATACGCTTAAAAAACAAACGATTAAACAGTTAATATCCTTCACTATATTTGTAAGGTTCAAAGGCACAGAGGTACAAAGATGCCAAAAGATGCGGAGTTATCAGATTTTGAACTTTATAAAAAAGAGACTGTTTCACTAGTGAAACAGTCTCTTTTTTATTTTAGTCGAGATTGCAGATCTTTAAACCTCTGTGCCTTTGCACCTCTGAACCTCAGCACCTTAGAAAACTTCCGAAGCCTCTTTCAATTTCTCCATATTGTTAACCAATTGAAGCTCGGCAACAATTTTTTGGATATCACCATTCATGATGTTTCCTAGATCGTAAAGTGTCAAACCAACTCTGTGATCAGTTACACGACCCTGAGCATAGTTGTACGTACGAATCTTAGCAGATCTGTCACCGGAACTCACCTGAGAAGTACGTTTTGTAGCATCTTCAGCTTCTTTCTTAGCCAATTCTTGTTCGTATAAACGAGAACGTAAAACCGTTAACGCTTTATCTTTATTTTTATGCTGTGATTTCTGATCCTGACATTGCGCCACCAATCCGGTTGGAATGTGCGTTAAACGTACTGCCGATTTCGTAGTATTTACAGATTGTCCTCCAGGTCCAGATGAACAGAAGAAATCAACACGAACATCGTTCATATCAATTTGTACATCAAACTCCTCAGCTTCTGGTAAAACCATAACTGTAGCTGCCGATGTATGCACACGACCTTGAGTTTCAGTCTGAGGAACACGTTGTACACGGTGCACACCAGCTTCAAACTTCAAAGTTCCGTAAACATCCTCACCGGTAACCTCAAAAATAACCTCTTTAAAACCACCAGAAGTTCCTTCGTTCATATCAACAACCGAAGTTCTCCATCCCATGCTTTCGCAATATTTAGTGTACATTCTAAATAAATCTCCGGCAAAAATACTCGCTTCATCACCACCCGTTCCGGCGCGAATCTCGACCATTACGTTTTTAGCATCTTCAGGATCTTTAGGAATCAACATAAATTTAATTTCCTCCTCAAGTTGAGGCAAGCGTTCCTTTGCTTCGTCAAGCTGCATTTTGGCCATTTCGGTCATATCTGCATCGCTTCCGTCAGCAATAATTTCGTTTGCTTCATCAATATTTGCTAAAACAAGAATGTATTCTTCTCTCTTTTCAACCAGTGCTTTTATGCTTTTATATTCCTGGTTAAGCTGCACATAACGTTTTTGATCAGCAATAACATCCGGCTGAATAATCAAATCCGAAATCTCATCAAAACGCTGCTTTACATATTGAAGTCTATCTAACATTTTCTAATTCCTTTTATTGGACTGCAAAATTACAAAATTTTTGTGGAAAATTCTATCATTAACTTTTTGAGTTTTTTAAGGCTGATTTTGAGGCGAAGTTTAATGATTTTTAGGAGCTGTTTCCTGCTATCCGCTATATCTTTTTAGGCAGAAATTTTACGTTTGAGTTAGGAATTTTTCGTTTGCCTAAAAAGGATGCCGCTTCTATCAGGGCTAGGGCTTTTGTGTTTATTGAAACATTTTTTTCTCCAATCTATATTCAAAAATATACCTCTTCAAAAAAGGGGTTTATAAAAATATAAGTTAACTAATTATGATTTAAACCAAAGTCAGATCACTTAACTCATCTGCTAATTTGTGTAATCCTTTAGAAAT is a window of uncultured Flavobacterium sp. DNA encoding:
- a CDS encoding DUF4142 domain-containing protein, producing the protein MKTIPPLKATIFRAVFLLIILVCISSCKKTNTIETSLKNEAFTKNEKEEIEAFFFIATANVSKAIISKSQIAQQKSSDIKIQELSEKIEFQQSNLLEDVNRIANRKLIIITEINATHKRDLYDLIDATDVSFKKAYLNSMAQSLSEQINLFESISKETNDKTILKLVLQYLPEQYQLLRETERINNEYT
- a CDS encoding YtxH domain-containing protein, with the protein product MKTSNTILGILGAAAAGAVLGVLFAPDKGSNTRKKISDKSKDYGDKVKSKFDGIVHTISTNGKGIIEEGKSKFNQVKEDFNSTKDEAKA
- the prfA gene encoding peptide chain release factor 1, whose product is MLDRLQYVKQRFDEISDLIIQPDVIADQKRYVQLNQEYKSIKALVEKREEYILVLANIDEANEIIADGSDADMTEMAKMQLDEAKERLPQLEEEIKFMLIPKDPEDAKNVMVEIRAGTGGDEASIFAGDLFRMYTKYCESMGWRTSVVDMNEGTSGGFKEVIFEVTGEDVYGTLKFEAGVHRVQRVPQTETQGRVHTSAATVMVLPEAEEFDVQIDMNDVRVDFFCSSGPGGQSVNTTKSAVRLTHIPTGLVAQCQDQKSQHKNKDKALTVLRSRLYEQELAKKEAEDATKRTSQVSSGDRSAKIRTYNYAQGRVTDHRVGLTLYDLGNIMNGDIQKIVAELQLVNNMEKLKEASEVF